In the Setaria italica strain Yugu1 chromosome VI, Setaria_italica_v2.0, whole genome shotgun sequence genome, one interval contains:
- the LOC101768435 gene encoding cold-responsive protein kinase 1 encodes MSCCFMCGTDMKQKVDGEGGNKVKVFSYSEMRKATHSFSGANKIGEGGFGSVFRGRLKDGTIVAVKVLSADSRQGIKEFVTELTAISDIVHENLITLVGCCAEGSHRILVYNYLENNSLAYTLLGSGRSNIRFNWRARVKIAVGVARGLAYLHEEIRPPIIHRDIKASNILLEKDLTPRISDFGLARLLPPNATHVSTGVAGTIGYLAPEYAVRGQVTKKSDIYSFGVLLLEIVTGRCNHNARLPKGDQFLLERTWTYYEQGKLEEIIDIDIGDDLDVEEACRFLKVGLLCTQDAMKLRPNMTNIVHMLTGEKGVSMDRVKKPAVIGDLDLNGNNEQRPTDADSTTMRSFATTEPLTSSEANTETSL; translated from the exons ATGTCTTGCTGTTTTATGTGTGGGACAGACATGAAACAAAAGGTTGATGGTGAAG GAGGAAACAAGGTTAAGGTTTTTTCCTACAGTGAGATGAGGAAAGCTACACACAGTTTTAGTGGTGCTAATAAAATAGGTGAAGGTGGTTTCGGTTCCGTGTTCAGG GGAAGGCTTAAAGATGGAACAATAGTTGCAGTAAAAGTGCTGTCTGCTGATTCAAGGCAGGGTATCAAAGAATTTGTAACTGAACTCACAGCAATTTCCGATATCGTGCATGAAAACCTAATTACCCTGGTTGGTTGTTGTGCTGAAGGGTCTCATAGGATCCTTGTATACAATTATCTTGAGAACAACAGCCTTGCATATACATTACTAG GATCAGGCCGTAGCAACATCCGATTCAATTGGAGAGCTCGTGTAAAAATAGCGGTAGGTGTTGCTCGTGGGCTTGCTTATCTTCATGAAGAAATCCGCCCCCCTATAATTCACCGAGATATAAAGGCAAGCAATATTCTTCTTGAAAAGGATCTCACCCCAAGAATCTCTGATTTCGGATTGGCAAGGCTCCTGCCTCCCAATGCAACTCATGTGAGCACTGGAGTAGCAGGAACAAT AGGATACTTGGCTCCTGAATATGCGGTCAGGGGACAAGTGACAAAGAAGTCAGATATTTATAGTTTCGGTGTTTTGCTATTGGAAATTGTTACCGGCAGATGTAACCACAATGCTAGGTTGCCTAAGGGAGACCAATTTCTGCTTGAGAGG ACATGGACATACTATGAGCAAGGAAAACTAGAGGAGAtcatagatatagatatagggGATgatcttgatgttgaggaggcATGCCGGTTCTTGAAAGTTGGTCTACTCTGCACTCAAGACGCGATGAAACTGCGTCCCAACATGACCAACATCGTCCATATGCTGACTGGAGAGAAGGGTGTCTCCATGGACAGGGTCAAAAAACCAGCTGTGATTGGTGACTTAGACCTCAATGGCAACAATGAGCAGAGACCAACTGATGCAGACTCAACCACAATGAGATCCTTTGCCACGACCGAACCATTAACATCGTCAGAAGCGAACACAGAGACATCTCTGTGA